The sequence GTAGCAGTGGTAAACCCAGCCTCCGGCGTCAACGCTGTAAAAATTAGGCTATCCGCAACTCGGGTCACAATGCGACAATAGGGCAAATTAGCGCCCGCCCAGCCTGTATGCCTGGGGCGGGCCAGTGACCCAATTTTGAGAGATAGACCTATGCGCTCTGACTTACAACGCGCCCTCGATCGCCGCCGTGCCCTTAAAATCATCAGCGGCCTCACCAACTTTGACCCCCAGCGGGTAGTGGCTGTGGTCAAAGCCGCCGACCAGGGCGGGGCTACCTTTGTCGATATTGCCGCCGATGCTGACCTGGTGCGCCTGGCCAAGGCCGCAACCGCTCTGCCGATTTGTGTCTCGGCGGTAGAGGCTGAGGCATTTCTAGCCCCGGTCGCGGCTGGGGCCGACCTGATTGAAATTGGCAATTTCGATGCGTTCTACGCCCAGGGTCGCCGGTTTGAGGCCCCCGAGGTGCTAGAACTCACCCGTCGCACCCGCGCCCTGCTGCCCCACATCACGCTGGCGGTGACGGTGCCCCACATTCTGGCCCTCGATGAGCAGGTGAGCCTAGCTGAAGCACTGGTTGCGGCTGGGGCCGACCTGATTCAAACCGAGGGGGGCACCAGCAGCCAGCCCGCTCACCCCGGCACCCTGGGGCTAATCGAGAAAGCGGCCCCCACCCTGGCGGCAGCCCATGCGATTTCGCGGGCGGTAAATGTGCCTGTGCTCTGCGCCTCGGGCTTGTCAGATGTGACGGCACCCCTGGCGATCGCAGCCGGAGC is a genomic window of Nodosilinea sp. E11 containing:
- a CDS encoding DUF561 domain-containing protein → MRSDLQRALDRRRALKIISGLTNFDPQRVVAVVKAADQGGATFVDIAADADLVRLAKAATALPICVSAVEAEAFLAPVAAGADLIEIGNFDAFYAQGRRFEAPEVLELTRRTRALLPHITLAVTVPHILALDEQVSLAEALVAAGADLIQTEGGTSSQPAHPGTLGLIEKAAPTLAAAHAISRAVNVPVLCASGLSDVTAPLAIAAGAVGVGVGSAVNKLDNPLAMVAVVRQLAESLQTIQVSAAAR